Sequence from the Coturnix japonica isolate 7356 chromosome 19, Coturnix japonica 2.1, whole genome shotgun sequence genome:
ATGGGGGGACTAGACAGTCTTctactgtgaaaatgaaaaccataCCTGTGATGGACCTGGGAAAGATTGAATGTCAGAGGGTAAGCCAGGTCATAACTGAACAAAGTTCAATTGATTCTGTAATTATAGCAGCTATATGACATGCAGTTTCTATGTAGTGTATATAGAATAAAAGAGCAACATCTGCTAAAATGCCACCTAACTAAGCACTGTGTGTATCTGCCCCGTCCTGATGTAACCAGACATGCAATGGCTGAAGAGGTGACCTGCTGTCATGCAGAAAACATGATGTATTATTTGGTGGAACTCAGGGCCAAACTTCCCTTCTGTATCAGCCATCAAGTGCTCACGCTTGGTCTTCCTTCAGACATAAAACTGGACACTGTAGAATATCAAGAAGAAACTGGCAAGAATTTTACCGCGGGAATCAGACTGCTGCATAATTGATTCTTTATTACATTCTGTCACTTTAATAACCATTTTCTGTGCCCTATCCAAATTCTTACCTTTAAATGATACTAATGCAAGCAGAGGCAGATGTTTCCTCTGTCTGTCAATTGTCAGCTTTCTTATTCCAATTTGTGTTGGAGCCTGTTACTTAAAAATTACAATGTACAAATACTCCAGTCAGTGAGATGGCTGTCAAGGTTGAATTGGCACTGACAGTGGGTTGGTGTGTTATATGTATGAATaggcacaggagctgctgtctCCGGCTGCAGAgcattgtttctttgtttgaacAGATAAGGGGAAGCAGAGAAAACTTGACTCTAAGATGAGTGATTTTGCTCTACTTGATTTGTAAATGCAATCACATTTAATTATCTGATGAGCAGGTACATATGAGTGTTTTAAACATGGGCATCTAAAGTGATGTGGATtagaattaaagaaagaaggaaaagagaaagcaagcagaggTTATCTGGCTTCACATTTTAACTGTTCTGGCATTTTATCCCTGGTGGATTTCAGTCTTGATGGAGACTTCACATGAACTGTATCAGATGTTCTTCTTCGCTCTCTGTGATTTTCATAGTCACAAAAACTTCTGCTCTATTTGATGGGAATGGCACTTCCTATTTGAACTGAGTGACTGAACTGTGGCAAATGGAACATAAGGAGCACTGAGAGAGCTGTGCAGGTGATTCTTGCAAGGCATCTGCTGCCATTTGCAGGTAGAATTCATTAGCAATGAAGCGGGAATTTTTGTCCATATTTCCCTTTGATGCAAGTGAAAATAGGTCTTAGTTCTTTGTTGTTCCAGTGGAGATTGCCCCTAAGTGCAGTTTAATGCTGGTGAATGCTCACAGAGGACGTAACATGTCTCAAGTTCAAAAGTTTTAAAGACAAACCAATTAACTGTTTGCACCACTTTCTCCTTCAGTTGTTTTCTCAATGTGTTTCCATTGACAGGACCAAGAAGAGCAAGCCTATTTTGCGGTGTTCGATGGCCACGGGGGAGTGGATGCTGCCATCTATGCCTCCATCCATCTCCACGTGAACATGGTCCATCAGGAAATGTTCCAGCACGACCCGGCAGAGGCGCTGTGCCGAGCTTTCCGGGTGACGGATGAACGCTTTGTCCAGAAGGCAGCCAGAGAGGTGACTGAGTTATAGGGGAGACACAGGCCTGACTCTGAAAGTATTGATTGACTtattaaacagaacaaaaatacaacCAGATTTGGGTGAATGAGAGAGACAGAACAAGTCTCTGGCACATTGGGCTATTGGACAGGAGCCTTGTTAGCAGGGGTGCACTaagtgctgtcagcagagggCTGTCCATGCAGTCCATAGAGCTGATCCCACCGGTGGTCTTCGTGTTCCATAAAACCTCACCCCATGCACTTCTTACAACATCCAGTTCATTAAGAAGGTTGCTGCTATTCTTACGTTCATATGCTAACTAGGTTTAGTCCTTGgggtgttgtgggtttttttttttcccccccctcatTTCTACAGTGTAAATATTAGCTTTAAAAAGCTAGAATAAAGTGATTGATTCCTCAGCCTCCTAAACTCATATAATGGCTGGGTTAAGTGGAGAACTTGAGATGCAGATAGGAATCTGGCATAGGAAGTCAACtagcacagcagcagatctcACTAGCTGAGTCTGgcttctgaaatgcagttcCAGTTCAAGGCAAGTCCCAGGGCAAAAATTAGTGACTTGCAGTGGCTCTGAGGGGCTCTGAACAGTCAGAACAGTAGGAAAAGTGCTGCCCTGTTTCTCCTTGGGAACAGGCTGCGTGCACGTTAGAAAATCAATACGTTCTGTTCTTGAGTTAAGCAGGAAAGTGTTTTGAAATGGTTCTCATTGTCTTGCTTAAAACTataggcttttgttttttttcccatatagAGCCTGCGTTGTGGAACCACCGGGGTGGTGACTTTCATCCGAGGGAACATGTTACATGTGGCTTGGCTTGGGGACTCCCAGGTTATGCTTGTGAGGAGAGGCCAAGCTGTGGAACTGATGAAACCCCACAAACCAGATCGAGAGGTGAGAATGGTCTGTTTTAAGCACACCTGGGCAGTGTTTGCCGTGGAAGCTGACAGGGGTCATCGTGATGTGGGATTCTGGGACACTGCGTGTCATTTTCTCAGTGTGTTTCAGAGAGGCAGAGTGTTCCAGTTCATCTGATTTGGTTGGAAGTTAGTATGAATTTGTGTGCAAACCCTTTGCTCTCATCTCAAGGGGCCTGCAGCCCTCACCCCACTGTGTTTGTGAAAATGCCAGGTACTTGTTGAAATGTTCAGAGGGAAGTACCAAGAGCTCTATTCAACCAACTCCCATGTTGTCTTGATGTTTAGGATGAGAAGAAACGCATTGAGGCACTTGGTGGCTGCGTGGTCTGGTTTGGAGCCTGGAGGGTGAATGGGAGCCTGTCAGTCTCCAGAGCTATTGGTAAGAATGGgctttaattcctttttctgccttggtttttttttaatgcaaacttTTTTGTAGCAACCAAAACATGAAATGCAGCTGAAGACAGAACTTCTATATTTGCCTCTAGTTTGAGGGGCTGTTCCGAGTAATTTCTAGCCTGAGGAAGGGAGAGCCACTTGCTCCATGCTGTGTTAATTAAAGGTCTTccagatgctgcagctgcaaacCCACGGTCTTGTGTACGTGTTGTTTTTCcacaggggatgctgagcacAAGCCATACATCTGTGGGGATGCAGACTCTGCCTCCACTGTACTAGATGGCTCTGAAGACTACCTCATTTTAGCCTGCGATGGTTTCTATGACACGGTCAATCCCGATGAGGCGGTCAAAGTGGTGGCTGACcatctaaaggaaaacaatggTGACAGCAGCATGGTAGCACATAAATTAGTGGCATCCGCTCGGGATGCCGGTTCCAGCGACAACATTACTGTCATTGTGGTATTTCTCAGGGACATGAATGCAGCAGTCAGCGTTAGTGAGGAGTCGGACTGGACAGAGAACTCGTTTCAAGGTGGGCAAGAAGACAATGGGGAAGATAAGGAAAACCATGGAGAATGCAAGCGACCGTGGCCCCAGCACCAGTGCTCGGCACCTGCTGACCTAGGCTATGAAGGACGAGTGGATTCCTTCACTGATAGAACTAGCTTAAGCATAGGGTCCGGCATTAACCCGTTTGATGATCAAGGTTATTTAGACCTGACAAAAACAGAAACTAGTATGCCTAATAGTGCCAAATACCTGCCACCAATTCAAGTGTTTAGTCCTGGTATACCAAAGAATGCAAGTTTGATTAATGGTTTAACAGTGAAGAACGAGTCACCAGAGAGCACATCAGCATTGACCTGTGGACAGAGCAATCCCAGGGCGTACGGCTCTCCTCTCGGTTTGcatgctgcagggcagagcatCTACAGGGTGAAGGGTTTAACCCCCATCTTCTTTGGGCTGGAAGATGAACTGTTCAAGTCGTTGGGAAAACGAGTTGCGTTCTTTCATTTCCATAACGGGAAGAGGCGACGAGGAGCCAGGCTCAAACCAAAGTTTCACACGCCGCTCTTGGCTCTTGAGCCTTCCCATAGAGAGGGGTCGGGGCTGCCCTTGCCTGTCCGACACCGTGGTAGCACCAAGCTGTTGGTAAGACACTCCCCGTGGTGGAGGCTGCCTAGTCCTAACGCTTACAGTGAGAGCATGTTCTTGACACGAAGACAAAGTCATTGTATACCAGATGCATACCTTCATCAATGCTGTAAGATGTAACTGCCTCCCTTGTGTTTCCCCTTCAGACTCCCAAAATATAGACAttcccaaaataaaaaaaactggCATCAtcaggaagcaaaaaaaaaaaaaaaaaaaaaaggtaaaaaaaaaaaaaaaaaaaaaaaaaaaatttaaaaaaaaaaaaaagtgggcaTTTCAGAAGTGTGCTCCAGTCCCCTGCAAAGCTCCAACCGTGTGTAAATAGATCTTAGGAATTAACAATTCTAGTTGTTTCGGTCTCCACAAGGATTGCTGGTGGTGCCAGCAATGCCACAGCCACCCGCACGCACAGTGTCTAGTCACACTCACCAGTGAAAGCTGAATAGCTGGGTCCTGGGAACAGACATTGGGAAGGAACAGCCCTTGAAACTGCAGGAAGGTGAACCCACCCGAGGTGCATCTATGGAGCAATATGTCGAGAAAGGTTCTGGTTtagaactattatttttttcttaagagtgGGGAGGAAGTTTCCATAGAAGTCCAGGGTTGTGTGGGTTATTTTgtgttctgctgttctgctttctgtttatttcaggcTATCATTAAGATGAATCAGAGAATTACATCCACTTTTGCAGGTAAAAGACTAAAAGCCATACAGGGTTTTACCAGGTAACTTAGGAATGGACAAACTAAGCTCCTGCTACTCTGTTCTCAGACTCCGATTGAGGTACAGACTCATAATttacctatttttttcttgtaagatAAAATGTGgaatatgaagaaaactgtttttgtagtttttaaagaaaaaagaaatcatttcctATGGCTAGAGGTGCAGCATAGGGAATTTCGTATATTTCTGGTGCTTTTAGTggcatttttcttgtttgtcagTTTAGGAAACTGTTCTCAGTTAGTTTTAAGCAAATATGATTGTGCTTCATGCTTTGAGCCAACCTCTCTCCACCGTAACTTCATCTCAGGTCTTAAAAGAAACCACATCTGTGGAGGTGTTCAGCACAGTCCTGCTGTCACTCAACAAGGCAGAGAACGGCTTGCTAGGAACAACGAGCAATTCAGGAGCTGTTGGGTGTCAGTGATCATTTCTAGATGGCAGTGGCATAATTGAATGCTGTGTTGCAGCATGAAGGACAGTCAGAAGCTGTGTCTACAAGGAGCTTTAGTGCTGCAATTTGATGCTTTCCACAATGTGTCCGAAGGGCTGCAGGAGCAATCCAAAGCAAATGGAGATGCCATGGATGCCTACGAGCAGGGGATGTGCTTGGGGTTCAGTGCAGGAGGTAAAACTCAATGACaatccccagctctgctttggtCAGACCTGAATTCAGAAGGACAAGGGAGGGACGTCAGCAGACCTTACACTAATTAGCAGAGTGCTGTTGATCAAACCGCATCAAACAGCACccaccagctctgccctgctcttgAGGGGATGTTCAGCCCTTAAGGGAGCACTGGATTAGGACGTAAGCAAGCAGGCTATTCCCATCAGCTCCACTGAACAGGCATCCAGTTACTATTATTTGTTACAATAAGACATTTGGAGAAGTATGAATAAATAAGTCTGTGTGAGCATTTATTGTACAATTCATATCATTTAGCGGTAATAATTTAACAATAGTATTAGTATTTAGCTAGCATttgcaaagtattttaatattaagTAGTCAGGAGATTATCCAACACAAAGAGATGGCAAGGTTTGAATTCTGCcaatttctgcttcttctgtctttgatgcactattttaaaagcaattctgTCAATAGCAAAAAGGCTTTGTGAGCAACCAGGAGTTGGAGTGTGGCTTCAGATTCCTTTGATCtcattcagatgtttttcttttttaatcttgtgGGATCATTGGCTCTTATCTGTCATCTTAGTAAGCCTTAGCCATTGTCTGCGTTCTCTTTAGCTGCAGCATATGTTCCAAGTCACATTTACTAAGGAAATTTGAGAATATATGCAACTCTGGGGCATCTCTATGGTgcctttgttttaaattattcacaGTAATAATAACGCATTGAAAGTCCATCTTAGAGCTGACTCGTGTGTCTGAGAGGATGGTTGGTGTATAAGTGCAATTCTTTGTATGAGTACATCAGAATGAAAAACCATTATGGATGACAAAACTTCTTCCCAGCCTGCCGGAGCAGTTGAAGAGCACTGGACTGCATGTGTGCTGTTTGGGGAAGGTAATAGCTTTTTAGGTGTGGATTCATCAGTGATAACTGCTACTACTCGTACCATTTGTCTCGCTAGGCGAACAATCTGCCATCGTAGTTCCGGTGTGGtcaggttaaaaacaaaaaaccccaccacaaACCATTGTATAGATAGCAAGTGTTCATTTCTTCACTAAATGCATATTTATAGAGTAGATAGGAACCATTTGTAAGGTAAGTCCTTTAAAGTTCTATAATATTAAAGTAGTGGTTATTGGTCTGATATATGCTGCTCTTGATTCTACACACTAGACaaaaaaagcagtgctttgtgaaatgcagtgttttctcttAATGCCACTGGTGATAGGAAGTAGTTCTCTTCAGTTCAGAATCCTGTGCCCTTATTTGCTGCTTGCTCACGTAAGCAATAATCCCCCTCTAATGGTATCTAAGTGTTCTGTATCTCGTACTTTGATTGTCTATCTGGTGACgatgtaaaaaaatattaggCTAatataaaagtatttaattgtatttattaaCTGTTGATACTGAGATCGTCTGTGAcctgtgttttgtatttttatcgTGTATCTTAGTAGTGGTGGAATTTGTATAACAAATCTTTCCAATAAAGAGCTGAAGTATCCCTTTTCCGCATCAACACAACCCGCATCAGTTTCAGTTTACGTATTGAGCGTGTCTGCACAACTAGGAGGTAGGTAGTGAAAATGTTCCTTCTTGAATCCACGCTGGTTTTGAGCAATGGGCTTCAGGCTGCCTGAAGCTGCTCCAAACTCGCTCGTATTGCTATTCACTGTGAGTGCTAGAGGGGCTCCTCAATCCCCGCTCTGACAAGTTTCCTGTGCACGCTTTTTAAATGTGCAACTCAGAGGAATGCCTGCGTTGCAGAGAGCAGTATAGCACCAGACCAGGGAGCTGTTAACCCACGTCGATTTGCACTAAAGGTGGGTGGAAACGCATGTATGTAACTTTTCTTTTACCTAGAAGTGCCATCAATTGTCCTtgcaacttaaaaccattcagTATTTGATTTAGATTGTGTTATTAACGCTGAAGGACAATGTCAAAGCAGACTAACTTACGCCACATTTATCGTGGTGCGCTGTCATAGAAACTCCACTCTGTATTTGGAACACTGTGTGTCAGTGAGAAATGCATTGTCCTATGGGCAGATAAGATGAGGCATAATGAAACCCATGTGTAGAGAAATGACTGCTGTAGTTCAGGTCC
This genomic interval carries:
- the PPM1E gene encoding protein phosphatase 1E; the protein is INIFILVSFFLFSSNCPSFLAAALARATSDEVLQSDLSAHYLPKHVDNADGIIQIETVKLARLVFSKLHEICSNWVKEFPLQPKPHRYYETSIHAIKNMRRKMEDKHVCIPDFNMLFNLEDQEEQAYFAVFDGHGGVDAAIYASIHLHVNMVHQEMFQHDPAEALCRAFRVTDERFVQKAARESLRCGTTGVVTFIRGNMLHVAWLGDSQVMLVRRGQAVELMKPHKPDREDEKKRIEALGGCVVWFGAWRVNGSLSVSRAIGDAEHKPYICGDADSASTVLDGSEDYLILACDGFYDTVNPDEAVKVVADHLKENNGDSSMVAHKLVASARDAGSSDNITVIVVFLRDMNAAVSVSEESDWTENSFQGGQEDNGEDKENHGECKRPWPQHQCSAPADLGYEGRVDSFTDRTSLSIGSGINPFDDQGYLDLTKTETSMPNSAKYLPPIQVFSPGIPKNASLINGLTVKNESPESTSALTCGQSNPRAYGSPLGLHAAGQSIYRVKGLTPIFFGLEDELFKSLGKRVAFFHFHNGKRRRGARLKPKFHTPLLALEPSHREGSGLPLPVRHRGSTKLLVRHSPWWRLPSPNAYSESMFLTRRQSHCIPDAYLHQCCKM